From the Neoarius graeffei isolate fNeoGra1 chromosome 1, fNeoGra1.pri, whole genome shotgun sequence genome, one window contains:
- the ankrd46b gene encoding ankyrin repeat domain-containing protein 46 gives MSYVFINDTSQTSVPLLQACIDGDLAFARRLLETGCDPNIRDNRGRTGLHLAAARGNVEICRFLHKFGADLLATDYQGNTALHLCGHVDTIQFLVSNGLKIDICNHNGSTPLVLAKRRGVNKDAIRLLEGLEEQEVKGFNRGTHSKLETMQMAESESAMESHSLLNPNLQNSEGVLSSFRSTWQEFVEDLGFWRVLLLLVIIALLSLGIAYYVSGVLPFSASQLELVH, from the exons ATGTCCTATGTCTTCATCAATGACACATCGCAGACGAGCGTACCATTACTGCAGGCGTGCATTGATGGAGACCTAGCATTCGCCAGGCGGCTCCTGGAGACAGGCTGTGATCCTAACATCCGTGACAACCGGGGTCGCACCGGCCTCCACCTAGCAGCAGCACGAGGCAATGTGGAGATCTGTCGCTTCCTGCACAAGTTTGGAGCAGATCTGCTTGCCACCGATTATCAAGGAAACACGGCACTGCATCTGTGTGGACATGTTGACACCATTCAGTTCCTTGTCTCCAATGGCCTCAAAATCGACATCTG TAATCATAATGGCTCGACTCCTCTGGTGCTGGCCAAGCGGCGAGGCGTGAATAAAGATGCCATTCGGCTGCTGGAGGGTCTGGAGGAGCAGGAGGTGAAGGGCTTCAACAGAGGCACTCATTCCAAACTAGAAACCATGCAGATGGCCGAGAGTGAGAG TGCAATGGAGAGCCACTCACTACTTAACCCCAACCTGCAGAACAGTGAGGGTGTACTGTCCAGTTTTCGCTCCACCTGGCAGGAGTTTGTGGAGGATCTGGGTTTCTGGAGGGTTCTCCTGCTGTTAGTAATCATCGCCCTGCTCTCTCTCGGCATTGCTTACTACGTGAGTGGGGTCCTGCCCTTCTCTGCCAGCCAGCTGGAGCTGGTCCACTGA